From the Brachyspira intermedia PWS/A genome, the window TTAATGGCAAATAGATATTTGGATAAAACAAGTGCAGGCTACTACTCTACTATATCATTAATAATAAAAATGTTTTTCTATATAGGAACTCCTGTTGCATCAGTTATGTTTTCTTATATTTTAATAGCTAAAAAAGACAATAATAAAAATAAAGAAAGAAAGATCGTTTATTATTCTATTGCTCTTTTTGTATTTGCATCTATTTGTTTGTCAGCATTTTTGATTATATTTGCAAAACAAATTGTATTAATACAATTTACAAATAGATATGAAGCCATTATTCCATTGATTCCACAGGCTGTAATATTTGGATTTTCTTTAGGCTTTACGGTCATTGCATTTAATTATGGACTTGCCTATAAACTATTTGCACCATTTTACGGATACTTGATTATATTTGCTTATGTATATTTCTCATTAAGAAACGGACTTAGAACCTTTGAAAATTTTATCTTCATAATGAAAATATTTTTTATAGCATTACTTATATATAATATCTTAATCATATTAATACATAGAATAATATTAAGAACTAATGAAAACTAAAATAAAAAATAATAATTTGAAAATATTATAAAAATTCTGAGCCTCGACAAAGCCATAGAGTAAACAATTTTTATAGTTTATTGTTATTACTAATACAAATTAAATATTAATTCTATTATTGATTTTTAAATAGATAAACGAGCAGCTGATAACTGACGAAGGAAGTTGTCAGCTATTTTTTAGCGAGTTTATCGCTAGAAATAATAAGAAATTATTATTTAGAACCATTTTCAATAAGTATTTTTTCTATTTTAGAATCATTTCTATATCTTGCATAATCTAATGCTGTGTTTCCATTTTTATCTTTAGCATTAAGATCAGCTCCAGCTTCTATCAATAACTCAGCTATTTCTGTATTATAATCAAAAATTACCCACATTAAAGGTGTAATATTTTCTAATTGTATATTTCTTGAATCGTCTTTTATAGATAATCTAGTATTAATATTAGCCCCAGATTTTATTAATAACTCAGCTACTTCTGTATCTACATTAAATGTCAAAGGAGTAAAATCTTTTAAATATAATCCATCTGTCTTGAATGATACTTTTGTATTTACATCAGATTTTTTTTCTATAAGCATTTTTGATAAATCTGTTTTCTCCCTCTGTATAGCATGTATTAAAGCTGTAAATCCGGAATTGTCTTTTATATTAACATTAGCACCTTTTTCTATTAATATCTCTGCTATTTCATATTGCTCATAAAGAATAGATAAGATTAAAGGTGTAGCACCGCTTTCTTTCTCTTTTTTATTGAGATCAGCACCTTTTTCTATTAGCAGCTTTGCAATTTCATCTTGCTTATAAATAATAGATAATATCAAAGGTGTAGCACCATCCATAATATCTAAATTTATATTGACCTTTTTATTATTTAAAAAATCTAAAACTTCTTCTTTATTACCATTAGCTATATATGCTACAAATTCTTTTTCATCTTTACTAAGCTCCGGATACAAAGCATTAAAACTAAATAAAGTACACAATACTGCCATTAATACAATTTTTTTCATATAAACCTCTTTTAAAATATTTTACAAAAAAGATATGTTAATTATATTATTTTGTCAAGTATATACTTCATTAGGGTATATAATTTCACGATGCTAACATTTAATTATTTAGTTTATTTTATGTATATTAGAAATATTTATATATTTAACTTTTTAATGATTTACAAATAAAAAATCTCTATCAGCTTTAACTAATAGAGATTTTAACACTACATATTCTTTATTATTTAGCACCTTTTGATATAAGTAACTGCTCTATTTTAGGATTATTTTTATCTTTCGCATAATCTAATGCTGTTTTTCCGCTTTTATCTTTAGCATTAACATCAGCTCCGGATTCTATCAATAACTTAACTATTTCAGAATTATCAGTAAAAATAAACCATATTAAAGGTGTAATATTTTCTAATTTTATATTTTCTCCAGCATCTTGAAAAGAGAATTTAATATTAATGTCTGCACTAGCATTTATTAATGATTGAGCTACTTCTTTATTTTCATTAAGTATTAAAGGAGTAACGTTTTTCATATATACTCCATTTTCATTTAATGATACTTTTGTATTTACATCAGATTTTTTTTCTATAAGTATTTTTGATATTTCTGTTCTATTGTACATTATAGAATATATTAAAGCTGTGAATCCTAAATTGTCTTTGATATTAAGATCTGAACCTTTTTCTATAAGCATTTTTGCTATTTCATCTTGCTTAAAAATAATAGAAAATATTAATGGTGTCGCACTATTTTTTATTCTAGCATTTATATTAATTTTTTTATTATCTATAAAATTTGAAACTTCTTCAATATCACCAGATGCTATATACGATAAGAATAGGGCTTCATTTTCAGAGTTTGCAGGATACAGTGCATTAAAACTAAATAAAGTATACAACATTGCCATTAATACAATTTTTTTCATATAAACCTCTTTTTTTAAAATATTTTAATATATATATATTATTATTTTCTCAATTTTATATTTATTAGTTATTATTTAGGCAATACAGAATTTATATTTAATTACTATATTGCCTACACTATTGAATTATATAACAACTAATAAAAATTATTTATGAACTTTTTAAAGTGATAAATAAGTAGTTGTCAGCTAGCTATCTTTCAGCAAGTTTATCTCTATAAATAATAATAGATTATTAATTAGCATTTTTTGCTATAAGCAACTCTTCTATTTTAGTATTGTTTTTTTCTTTTGCATAATCTAGTGCTGTTTTTCCGCTTTTATCTTTAGCATTGATATCAGCTCCAGCTTCTATCAATAACTGAGCTATTTCAGTATTATCATTCAAAATAAACCACATTAAAGGTGTAGCATTTTCTAATTTTAGATCTTGTCCAGGATATTTTGCAGTCAATTTTATATTAATATCAGCACCAGCACTTATTAATGATTGTGCTACTTCTTTATCTTCATTAAGTATTAAAGGAGTAAAATTTTTCATATATATTCCATTTTCATTTAATGAAAGCTTTATATTTACATCAGCTTTTTTTTCTATAAGCATTTTTGATACTTCTGTTCTATTTTTCATTATAGAATGTATTAAAGCTGTAAATCCTGACTTATCTTTGATATTAAGATTTGCACCTTTTTCTATAAGCATTTTTGCTATTTCATCTTGCTTATAAACAATAGATAATATTAATGGTGTCATACCATCATCTAATTTGGCATTTATATTGATTTTTTTATCATCTATATAATTTGAAACTTCTTCAATATTACCAGATCCTATATACAAGAAGAACTGTGCTTCTGTTTCTTCGTTTGCCGGATACAAAGCATTAAAACTAAATAAAGTATACAATACTACCATTAATACAATTTTTTTCATATAAACCTCTTTTTAAAAATATTTTACAAAAAAGATATATTAATTATATTATTTTGTCAATATGAATATTTTATTGTAAATGATAAAAACAATTATTATATATTTTAACTTTATAATATTGTGAATGATTATATTGTTAATGTATTTTTTTAGTGAATATATTTAAATAATTAATAAAAATAAATATCTTTTATTTACTATAATATTGTTGATAAAATAAAAGCTGATAACCAAAATAATCAGTCATCAGCTAATTTATTCAATCATATAGTAAAATTATTTACTATTATGATTTCTTTCTCTTTAAATCAATTTGTCTTTGAATCTCTTTTAAGTTTTTAACATATATGGTATTAGTTCTTATATCTATTTTACCTGTTTTTACCAATGTATTTAAAACTTTTTGTACATCAACTACTTTTACACCGCACCAATTTGCTATATCATTTATAGTGGCATTTAGTTCCTGAGGTTCATAATAATGATCTCTAGGTATGTTTTGAAGCTCTGCCAAAAGTAAAAGACAGTCATATACTCTCAAGTCAGTTTCATTTAATTGAAGTATTAAAAGTCTTCTTTTAGCATCGAATATTCTTTTAGCAAAAGTTTTTGAAAGTTTCAAAGCCATAACTGTATTATTAGCCAATATGCTTTGGAAGTTTTCTTTTCTCAACTCTAAAAGCACAGTAGGTTCATTTGCTATAGCCGATGCACTTCTTGTAGTATCTTCTAATATAGCCATTTCACCGAAAAACTCACCAGCATAAACTATGTCTAACAATTTTTCAACATCTTTTATAACTTTTGTAATTTTTACTGAACCGCTTTGAACTAAATAGAATTTATCACCTTTTTCATATTCCAGAAATATAACATCATCAGTATTATATTTTTTTGTATGAGAACTTAAATTATTATCCATATTTGTTCCTTAATTTCTTTTTATATTACAGTCTTGAAATACTTGCATTCGCTTCCTTTGAAAAATTATCCATAGGAGGCATTGAAATAACTTTTTGATAATATGCTTTTGCTTTAGTTTTATTTCCGCTGCCCTCACAGCTTTTAGCTAAAAATAGTATAGCCTCTTTAACATTTTGAGATTTAGGATATTTTTTTATTGCTGACAACAATACAGTAGAAGCATTATCATATTTGTTTATATTATAATAACATTTACCCATATAGAATATAGAATTCTCGGCAACAGCAGTATCAGGACTTTTAATTAAATTATTGAATGCTTTTAATGAGTTAACATAATCATTATTATTATATAACTCAACAGCCTTATTATATGCAGGGTCATTAATTGCTGCTTTAGCCTGAGTTTTTGGAGCTGAAGCAGGAGCATTTGAAACAGGAGGTGCTATATCACTATCATCTGTAATATCTAATTCTTCTTTACATTCTTCAATTTTTTCTTTTACAGTGTTATAGAATGCTGAATCTTCATCTGCATACTGTATATATCTTTTATAAGCATATAGAGCATTTCTATACTTTTTATTTTTAAAGTAAAATTCCCCTATTCCGTATAATCCCTCTAAAGGATCCTGTCCTTCTTCGCTTATATCATTTTCAACAAGTTCTCTTACTCTTTTATTGATTCTTCTAAGCTGATTTGAAAACACCTTAAGCATTTTTATGATTATAGGTTTATTTTTTTCAATCAAACTTTCAAATTCTTCATAAGTAATTATGATAACAACACAATCTGTTAAGCACTGAACCGTATCTTCTTGCGGATAAGTACCAAGTATACTTTTTACCCCAAAAAACTCGCCTATATTAATAAGTTCCCTAGTTTCATAACCTGTTTCTTCTGATAAAAAGATACTTTGAGCCTGACCTTGTTTCAAGATATAAACTCTGTCTGAGGTGTCGCCTGTAAAATATACTATAGAACCTGCTTTATATACTCTTGTTTGCATTAACTTTTTTCCTCAACTAATAATTTAATTATATCTAAAGTTTTTTAGAATAAAAAAAGATTATTTTATTATTTTATTCTATCACTTATAATACTTTTTTCAAGTTATTTTTTTCATTTTCTTAGCTTATTTATCATATCTACAGTTTCAATATCAATGTCTTTAGACCTTGTATTTAAATCATCTATTATAATTGTAATCTCTTCATCTTGCATATTCTGACCGAATTTGGCTTTGGCAGTAAGATTTTCAATTTTTATTACGCCTATAAGCATATTATTTTGTGCATAATCAAACATCTTGTTGTCTATAGACAGATTATCATTATTAGGTTCGTATTTTTTTACTATTTCATATAAAATTTCTTTTCTTCTTGATATATCATCTATAGTTTCAAATTTACCTTCTATAAAAACAGAAAAGAAAAACTGTGTAGGTATCATTTTACCATTTAAAAATTCAGACGGTATATATGAATATGGTTTTGAAGCACTAAAAGAAACTTTAGGATTATTCTTTAGAATTTCATATTTTCTGCCCGCCATAGCACCATGAAAATATATTTCATTGTTTTTATAGCAAAAACTTATAGGTACAGCATAAGGTATATCATCAGGCAAAGCCATAACACCAAATTCTATACTATTAAGCATACTGTATATTTCTTCTTTATCTTCAAATATAAAATCTTTTCTTCTCATATACCAATGTATAACCTTTCTAATTATAAATTATAACTGTAGACTAAATCAATAAATTTTATTATAATATATATAACGGTTTATTATATTTTTTCTTTATAATTTAATTAATATAAATACATTTGGAGTTCGTTTAATATGAAAATAGCTGTTTCTCAATTAGAGATAATACCATCTATGCCTTGCGATAATACTGTTAGAATAATAAGTTTTATAAGCAAAGCTAAAAAAGAAAATGCTGATATAGTGATATTTCCGGAATTATGCGTTTCAGGTTATATGATTGGTGATATGTTTGAAAGCGAAGGATTCATAAAAGAATGCGAGGAACTTGGAGAAGAAATAATAAAATCTTCAAATGGAATATATGTTATTTTTGGCAATATTGCATCTGATAAAAATAAAAAAAATTTTGATGGAAGAATAAGAAAATATAATGCTATGTTTGTAGCTAAAGATGGTAAATTAATACATAATAATACCACTGAATACCCTTTTATAATAAAATCCTTACTACCTAATTATAAAGAATTTGAAGATCCAAGACATTTTTTCAGCTTAAAAGATTTAGCTTTTGAGAATAATGCTGATATAAAAGAATATTTAAAACCTTTGGAAATAGAATGCAATGGTGAAAAGATAAAATTAGGTCTTACTATATGTGAGGATGCATGGAGCAAAAATTATACATTTTCTCCTATGGACATTATAAATTCTAACAAAGATGTAGATTTATTTATCAATA encodes:
- a CDS encoding cyclic nucleotide-binding domain-containing protein, translating into MQTRVYKAGSIVYFTGDTSDRVYILKQGQAQSIFLSEETGYETRELINIGEFFGVKSILGTYPQEDTVQCLTDCVVIIITYEEFESLIEKNKPIIIKMLKVFSNQLRRINKRVRELVENDISEEGQDPLEGLYGIGEFYFKNKKYRNALYAYKRYIQYADEDSAFYNTVKEKIEECKEELDITDDSDIAPPVSNAPASAPKTQAKAAINDPAYNKAVELYNNNDYVNSLKAFNNLIKSPDTAVAENSIFYMGKCYYNINKYDNASTVLLSAIKKYPKSQNVKEAILFLAKSCEGSGNKTKAKAYYQKVISMPPMDNFSKEANASISRL
- a CDS encoding pyridoxamine 5'-phosphate oxidase family protein — protein: MRRKDFIFEDKEEIYSMLNSIEFGVMALPDDIPYAVPISFCYKNNEIYFHGAMAGRKYEILKNNPKVSFSASKPYSYIPSEFLNGKMIPTQFFFSVFIEGKFETIDDISRRKEILYEIVKKYEPNNDNLSIDNKMFDYAQNNMLIGVIKIENLTAKAKFGQNMQDEEITIIIDDLNTRSKDIDIETVDMINKLRK
- a CDS encoding Crp/Fnr family transcriptional regulator, whose amino-acid sequence is MDNNLSSHTKKYNTDDVIFLEYEKGDKFYLVQSGSVKITKVIKDVEKLLDIVYAGEFFGEMAILEDTTRSASAIANEPTVLLELRKENFQSILANNTVMALKLSKTFAKRIFDAKRRLLILQLNETDLRVYDCLLLLAELQNIPRDHYYEPQELNATINDIANWCGVKVVDVQKVLNTLVKTGKIDIRTNTIYVKNLKEIQRQIDLKRKKS
- a CDS encoding ankyrin repeat domain-containing protein, with product MKKIVLMAVLCTLFSFNALYPELSKDEKEFVAYIANGNKEEVLDFLNNKKVNINLDIMDGATPLILSIIYKQDEIAKLLIEKGADLNKKEKESGATPLILSILYEQYEIAEILIEKGANVNIKDNSGFTALIHAIQREKTDLSKMLIEKKSDVNTKVSFKTDGLYLKDFTPLTFNVDTEVAELLIKSGANINTRLSIKDDSRNIQLENITPLMWVIFDYNTEIAELLIEAGADLNAKDKNGNTALDYARYRNDSKIEKILIENGSK
- a CDS encoding ankyrin repeat domain-containing protein, with product MKKIVLMVVLYTLFSFNALYPANEETEAQFFLYIGSGNIEEVSNYIDDKKININAKLDDGMTPLILSIVYKQDEIAKMLIEKGANLNIKDKSGFTALIHSIMKNRTEVSKMLIEKKADVNIKLSLNENGIYMKNFTPLILNEDKEVAQSLISAGADINIKLTAKYPGQDLKLENATPLMWFILNDNTEIAQLLIEAGADINAKDKSGKTALDYAKEKNNTKIEELLIAKNAN
- a CDS encoding ankyrin repeat domain-containing protein translates to MKKIVLMAMLYTLFSFNALYPANSENEALFLSYIASGDIEEVSNFIDNKKININARIKNSATPLIFSIIFKQDEIAKMLIEKGSDLNIKDNLGFTALIYSIMYNRTEISKILIEKKSDVNTKVSLNENGVYMKNVTPLILNENKEVAQSLINASADINIKFSFQDAGENIKLENITPLIWFIFTDNSEIVKLLIESGADVNAKDKSGKTALDYAKDKNNPKIEQLLISKGAK